In Mycobacterium sp. JS623, one genomic interval encodes:
- a CDS encoding helix-turn-helix transcriptional regulator, translated as MDREYAQPLDVEALARGVNMSAGHLSRQFKLAYGESPYSYLMTRRIERAMALLRRGDMSVTEVCFAVGGSSLGTFSTRFTELVGMSPSSYRERAAGAVDGLPSCVEKQVTRPIRNREAPAARLHIT; from the coding sequence ATGGACCGTGAGTATGCGCAGCCGTTGGATGTCGAGGCGTTGGCACGCGGTGTGAACATGTCGGCCGGCCACCTGTCGCGCCAGTTCAAACTCGCCTACGGGGAGTCGCCGTACTCCTACCTGATGACGCGGCGGATCGAGCGCGCGATGGCGTTGCTGCGCCGGGGCGACATGAGCGTCACCGAGGTCTGTTTCGCCGTCGGAGGCTCGTCGTTAGGAACCTTCAGCACACGCTTCACCGAGCTGGTCGGCATGTCGCCGAGCTCCTATCGAGAAAGGGCCGCGGGCGCTGTTGACGGCCTTCCATCGTGCGTCGAGAAACAAGTCACCAGACCGATCAGGAATCGAGAAGCGCCCGCCGCTCGGCTGCACATAACGTGA
- a CDS encoding VOC family protein: MNLTIHSSMLPLDDPEESLAFYRDTLGFEVRLDVGNGKMRWITVGPPDQPDTNVVLYPPTATPGLTDDERRVISEMMAKGTFGTLLLATKDLDSTFEQIQAGDVEVVQEPTEQPYGVRDCALRDPAGNMVRIQELR; the protein is encoded by the coding sequence ATGAACCTCACCATTCACTCCAGCATGTTGCCCCTCGACGATCCGGAAGAGTCGCTGGCGTTCTATCGCGACACCCTCGGCTTCGAGGTGCGCCTCGACGTCGGAAACGGCAAGATGCGCTGGATCACCGTCGGCCCGCCGGACCAGCCCGATACGAACGTCGTTCTGTACCCGCCGACCGCCACCCCCGGCCTCACCGACGACGAGCGTCGCGTGATCTCCGAGATGATGGCCAAGGGCACCTTCGGCACACTGCTGCTGGCCACCAAGGACCTCGACAGCACCTTCGAGCAGATCCAGGCCGGCGACGTCGAGGTGGTCCAGGAGCCGACCGAGCAGCCGTACGGCGTCCGCGACTGCGCGCTGCGCGATCCAGCGGGAAACATGGTCCGAATCCAGGAGCTGCGCTGA